Proteins from a single region of Anastrepha ludens isolate Willacy chromosome 5, idAnaLude1.1, whole genome shotgun sequence:
- the LOC128864244 gene encoding O-acyltransferase like protein-like isoform X1 — protein sequence MCQPKSYSVILFVILLCCAVATPTLGDTNSDLFKRMQQSSIVFGLTTISHSDMVSARCYEQLQDMQKGILQQQPWAVKMYDASGSRDSGFITGNGLWLGSRDTCDAVKKPINLRISKHIPHIMNPKIIKDTAPFSTDFRVVHMWHNSSWQIDPVFPYYEPRVSLGLCLPSSCTISEIRQLMSTYVESEIFMANDFYNTRVRVERVTDLKLRPGFFTRPSSLIFATSWVLTLILTLWALARRMKRSSEDANVIESEEKFADGTAPKRDSNAQQLRERGFIDCFEVQNNWRLLFPSDAAGQMNGISAVNGLRFYGAMAVTLFHLLCISYLATGNKSHHHKVTDKLGNFDVFVDLFFTMSGFLQVYHFFRNTKTIEAIRTSNLLQNTQLVLLHLFHRLLRLGPLYIIATCLADAGSLMIDDLTVFHFSYRLYEKCELYWWRNALFIQNLFNHGDLCVFWTWSSACDMQFFILSTILLITYVRHPKSAIALILSITAVNLAYTFYIGTTMNFEYSLETTSTLFTELYMNPLSRVFAYIIGGVAAWFFVQNQQHKLYSQFFQNQSLLEFLGYLAVIFFFTCSFATIEPGYSVFFYVVFLVVQRLLFSASVCCMIFANALGSVKWFFRVLENPIFSKFNQITYAMFLTNPMCVSLATAFGNAGLYTSPMRLIVDYIGHCAVLYFTCTIFSLFFEVPYKNISKLMLLRLKSKTS from the exons ATGTGCCAACCTAAGTCATATTCGGTAATTTTATTCGTCATACTGCTATGCTGTGCGGTTGCTACGCCAACACTTGGGGATACCAACAGCGATCTATTTAAACGAATGCAACAGTCGTCAATAGTCTTTGGGTTGACAACAATCAGCCATTCGGATATGGTTAGCGCCAGGTGTTACGAACAGCTGCAGGATATGCAAAAGGGTATACTGCAGCAACAGCCATGGGCAGTGAAAA TGTATGACGCCTCAGGATCGAGGGACTCAGGCTTTATAACTGGCAATGGCCTCTGGCTAGGCAGCCGCGACACTTGTGATGCCGTCAAAAAGCCAATTAATCTTAGAATATCGAAACACATACCACACATCATGAATCCGAAAATCATCAAGGATACCGCGCCATTCTCCACCGATTTCCGCGTCGTCCATATGTGGCACAATTCTAGTTGGCAAATTGATCCAGTATTTCCATATTATGAACCTCGCGTCAGTTTAGGTCTTTGCTTGCCCAGCTCTTGCACCATCTCCGAGATAAGGCAACTAATGTCTACTTATGTTGAGAGCGAAATATTTATGGCCAACGATTTTTATAACACGCGTGTACGCGTGGAAAGAGTGACGGATCTTAAACTGCGACCTGGTTTCTTTACACGACCATCATCGCTAATTTTTGCGACTTCGTGGGTTTTGACTCTGATACTGACATTATGGGCTTTAGCGCGACGCATGAAGAGAAGTAGTGAAGACGCTAATGTTATTGAAAGTGAGGAAAAGTTTGCGGATGGTACGGCCCCGAAGCGTGATTCGAATGCACAACAGTTACGTGAAAGAGGATTTATTGATTGCTTTGAAGTACAAAACAATTGGCGATTGCTATTTCCATCGGATGCGGCTGGTCAGATGAACGGCATTTCTGCAGTGAATGGCTTACGGTTTTACGGGGCAATGGCCGTCACGTTATTCCATCTACTCTGTATCAGCTATTTGGCGACGGGCAATAAGTCGCATCATCATAAAGTCACGGATAAACTGGGAAATTTTGACGTCTTCGTGGATTTGTTCTTTACAATGAG TGGCTTCCTGCAAGTgtatcatttttttcgaaacacCAAAACAATTGAAGCAATACGAACAtctaatttattacaaaatacgcAACTGGTACTCCTGCACCTATTCCATCGGTTGCTTAG ATTGGGCCCACTTTATATAATCGCTACCTGCCTGGCCGATGCTGGATCTCTTATGATTGATGATTTAACAGTTTTCCACTTCAGTTATCGGTTGTATGAGAAGTGTGAATTGTATTGGTGGCGTAATGCTCTATTCATACAAAATCTTTTCAATCACGGAGACTTGTGCGTATTTTGGACCTGGTCATCAGCATGtgatatgcaattttttatattaagtacAATTTTGCTCATCACCTATGTTAG ACACCCGAAATCTGCAATAGCTCTTATCTTATCCATCACAGCAGTCAATTTGGCGTATACATTTTACATTGGTACGACAATGAATTTCGAATATTCGCTCGAAACCACATCGACACTCTTCACCGAACTCTACATGAATCCGCTGTCACGAGTTTTCGCTTATATAATTGGCGGCGTGGCTGCCTGGTTCTTCGTACAAAATCAGCAGCATAAACTTTATTCGCAATTCTTTCAGAATCAGTCGTTACTGGAATTTCTCGGCTATTTAGCggttatatttttcttcacatGCAGTTTTGCAACAATCGAACCAGGCTATTCCGTATTTTTCTACGTTGTGTTTTTGGTGGTGCAACGTCTGTTATTTTCAGCCAGTGTTTGTTGTATGATATTTGCAAATGCATTGGGTAGTGTGAAATGGTTCTTTCGCGTACTGGAAAACCCTATTTTCAGCAAATTCAATCAAATCACCTATGCGATGTTCCTGACGAATCCTATGTGCGTTTCGCTAGCCACGGCGTTCGGCAATGCGGGACTCTATACGAGTCCCATGCGATTG ATTGTTGATTACATTGGCCACTGTGCTGTGCTTTACTTTACCTGCACAATTTTCAGCTTGTTTTTCGAAGTGCCATATAAGAATATTTCAAAGCTGATGTTGCTGCGACTCAAATCGAAAACGAGCTAA
- the LOC128864244 gene encoding O-acyltransferase like protein-like isoform X2, which yields MCQPKSYSVILFVILLCCAVATPTLGDTNSDLFKRMQQSSIVFGLTTISHSDMVSARCYEQLQDMQKGILQQQPWAVKMYDASGSRDSGFITGNGLWLGSRDTCDAVKKPINLRISKHIPHIMNPKIIKDTAPFSTDFRVVHMWHNSSWQIDPVFPYYEPRVSLGLCLPSSCTISEIRQLMSTYVESEIFMANDFYNTRVRVERVTDLKLRPGFFTRPSSLIFATSWVLTLILTLWALARRMKRSSEDANVIESEEKFADGTAPKRDSNAQQLRERGFIDCFEVQNNWRLLFPSDAAGQMNGISAVNGLRFYGAMAVTLFHLLCISYLATGNKSHHHKVTDKLGNFDVFVDLFFTMRLGPLYIIATCLADAGSLMIDDLTVFHFSYRLYEKCELYWWRNALFIQNLFNHGDLCVFWTWSSACDMQFFILSTILLITYVRHPKSAIALILSITAVNLAYTFYIGTTMNFEYSLETTSTLFTELYMNPLSRVFAYIIGGVAAWFFVQNQQHKLYSQFFQNQSLLEFLGYLAVIFFFTCSFATIEPGYSVFFYVVFLVVQRLLFSASVCCMIFANALGSVKWFFRVLENPIFSKFNQITYAMFLTNPMCVSLATAFGNAGLYTSPMRLIVDYIGHCAVLYFTCTIFSLFFEVPYKNISKLMLLRLKSKTS from the exons ATGTGCCAACCTAAGTCATATTCGGTAATTTTATTCGTCATACTGCTATGCTGTGCGGTTGCTACGCCAACACTTGGGGATACCAACAGCGATCTATTTAAACGAATGCAACAGTCGTCAATAGTCTTTGGGTTGACAACAATCAGCCATTCGGATATGGTTAGCGCCAGGTGTTACGAACAGCTGCAGGATATGCAAAAGGGTATACTGCAGCAACAGCCATGGGCAGTGAAAA TGTATGACGCCTCAGGATCGAGGGACTCAGGCTTTATAACTGGCAATGGCCTCTGGCTAGGCAGCCGCGACACTTGTGATGCCGTCAAAAAGCCAATTAATCTTAGAATATCGAAACACATACCACACATCATGAATCCGAAAATCATCAAGGATACCGCGCCATTCTCCACCGATTTCCGCGTCGTCCATATGTGGCACAATTCTAGTTGGCAAATTGATCCAGTATTTCCATATTATGAACCTCGCGTCAGTTTAGGTCTTTGCTTGCCCAGCTCTTGCACCATCTCCGAGATAAGGCAACTAATGTCTACTTATGTTGAGAGCGAAATATTTATGGCCAACGATTTTTATAACACGCGTGTACGCGTGGAAAGAGTGACGGATCTTAAACTGCGACCTGGTTTCTTTACACGACCATCATCGCTAATTTTTGCGACTTCGTGGGTTTTGACTCTGATACTGACATTATGGGCTTTAGCGCGACGCATGAAGAGAAGTAGTGAAGACGCTAATGTTATTGAAAGTGAGGAAAAGTTTGCGGATGGTACGGCCCCGAAGCGTGATTCGAATGCACAACAGTTACGTGAAAGAGGATTTATTGATTGCTTTGAAGTACAAAACAATTGGCGATTGCTATTTCCATCGGATGCGGCTGGTCAGATGAACGGCATTTCTGCAGTGAATGGCTTACGGTTTTACGGGGCAATGGCCGTCACGTTATTCCATCTACTCTGTATCAGCTATTTGGCGACGGGCAATAAGTCGCATCATCATAAAGTCACGGATAAACTGGGAAATTTTGACGTCTTCGTGGATTTGTTCTTTACAATGAG ATTGGGCCCACTTTATATAATCGCTACCTGCCTGGCCGATGCTGGATCTCTTATGATTGATGATTTAACAGTTTTCCACTTCAGTTATCGGTTGTATGAGAAGTGTGAATTGTATTGGTGGCGTAATGCTCTATTCATACAAAATCTTTTCAATCACGGAGACTTGTGCGTATTTTGGACCTGGTCATCAGCATGtgatatgcaattttttatattaagtacAATTTTGCTCATCACCTATGTTAG ACACCCGAAATCTGCAATAGCTCTTATCTTATCCATCACAGCAGTCAATTTGGCGTATACATTTTACATTGGTACGACAATGAATTTCGAATATTCGCTCGAAACCACATCGACACTCTTCACCGAACTCTACATGAATCCGCTGTCACGAGTTTTCGCTTATATAATTGGCGGCGTGGCTGCCTGGTTCTTCGTACAAAATCAGCAGCATAAACTTTATTCGCAATTCTTTCAGAATCAGTCGTTACTGGAATTTCTCGGCTATTTAGCggttatatttttcttcacatGCAGTTTTGCAACAATCGAACCAGGCTATTCCGTATTTTTCTACGTTGTGTTTTTGGTGGTGCAACGTCTGTTATTTTCAGCCAGTGTTTGTTGTATGATATTTGCAAATGCATTGGGTAGTGTGAAATGGTTCTTTCGCGTACTGGAAAACCCTATTTTCAGCAAATTCAATCAAATCACCTATGCGATGTTCCTGACGAATCCTATGTGCGTTTCGCTAGCCACGGCGTTCGGCAATGCGGGACTCTATACGAGTCCCATGCGATTG ATTGTTGATTACATTGGCCACTGTGCTGTGCTTTACTTTACCTGCACAATTTTCAGCTTGTTTTTCGAAGTGCCATATAAGAATATTTCAAAGCTGATGTTGCTGCGACTCAAATCGAAAACGAGCTAA